In the Lascolabacillus massiliensis genome, one interval contains:
- a CDS encoding SDR family oxidoreductase, whose product MNLNLKGKTAIIGGSSKGLGKACAVSLAREGVNVVICARNVEALKITEMEIEAHGVETLALTADMSVADDNRRIVSATIEKFGGVDILINNSGGPKPGTFREVSEDDMDEAYNSVLKYNIRMINLCLPYMEKKGWGRIINIASVSVKEPLPNIVLSNIFRSAVVSYAKTISRDLIPKGITVNTVCPGYFKTDRITQLINRGAEAENISVEEYERRAIEDFPHKRYMDPMELGEMVCYLCSDQARSVTGTTIQIDGGLVSGLL is encoded by the coding sequence ATGAACTTAAATTTAAAAGGAAAGACCGCAATTATTGGCGGCAGCAGTAAAGGTTTGGGCAAAGCATGTGCTGTTTCTCTTGCACGTGAGGGGGTAAATGTTGTAATATGTGCAAGAAACGTTGAGGCTTTGAAAATAACAGAGATGGAGATAGAAGCACATGGAGTTGAGACACTGGCGCTTACTGCTGATATGTCTGTTGCAGATGATAACCGGAGAATAGTAAGTGCTACTATTGAAAAGTTTGGTGGTGTTGATATACTGATAAATAATTCAGGGGGACCAAAACCGGGTACGTTTCGTGAAGTTTCTGAGGATGATATGGATGAGGCTTATAATTCAGTTTTAAAATACAATATACGTATGATAAATCTTTGCCTGCCTTATATGGAGAAAAAGGGGTGGGGCAGAATTATTAATATTGCATCGGTAAGTGTTAAAGAGCCGTTGCCAAATATTGTGTTGTCGAATATATTCCGTTCAGCAGTAGTTAGTTACGCCAAGACTATCAGCAGAGATCTGATCCCAAAAGGAATAACAGTGAATACAGTTTGTCCCGGTTACTTTAAAACTGATCGCATAACTCAACTGATAAACAGGGGTGCTGAAGCAGAAAATATCTCTGTTGAGGAGTATGAGAGGAGGGCAATTGAAGATTTTCCTCATAAGCGATATATGGATCCAATGGAGTTGGGTGAGATGGTTTGTTATCTATGTTCAGATCAGGCACGATCAGTTACAGGTACCACTATTCAGATTGATGGTGGACTGGTTAGTGGTTTGCTTTGA
- the metG gene encoding methionine--tRNA ligase: protein MSKQFKRTLITSALPYANGPVHIGHLAGVYVPSDIYARYLRLKGEEVLFIGGSDEHGIPITIKARKEGVTPQDIVDRYHELIKKSFKEFGITFDIYSRTTSEIHKETASDFFRKLYEKGEFSEQESEQYYDEEAQQFLADRYITGTCPHCGNENAYGDQCEQCGTSLSPNDLINPKSTLSGSVPVMRKTKHWYLPLDKHEAWLRQWILEEHKEWKSNVYGQCKSWLDLGLQPRAVSRDLDWGVPVPVEGAEGKVLYVWFDAPIGYISNTKELLPDDWEKWWKDEDTRLIHFIGKDNIVFHCIVFPAMLKAEGSYILPDNVPSNEFMNLEGDKISTSRNWAVWLHEYLEEFPGKQDALRYTLTANAPETKDNDFTWKDFQAHNNNVLVAVLGNFVNRAMVLTQKYFDNKVPAIGELTDLDREAIAEAKKVKEAVEYNLNNFHFREAQKEAMNLARIGNKYLADAEPWKTAKSDMNRTATILNISLQITANLAIVTEPFLPFTAEKILSFLNIEHINWDMLGSFDLLSEGHTLGKSELLFEKIEDEVVEKQVQKLHDTKKLNEAENEKTVAAEKSAVKPVKPTIDFDDFEKLDIRVGTVIECEKVPKTDKLLRFLLDDGLQQRTILSGIAAYYPNPAELVGKQVCFIANLAPRKMRGFVSEGMILSAENSDGTLALVTPSKDVDPGSQVV, encoded by the coding sequence ATGTCAAAACAATTTAAACGTACACTGATTACATCTGCACTGCCATATGCCAATGGTCCGGTGCATATTGGTCACCTCGCCGGTGTTTATGTTCCTTCTGATATTTATGCCCGCTATCTAAGGCTGAAAGGTGAAGAGGTTCTCTTTATTGGAGGATCTGATGAACATGGTATTCCTATTACAATAAAGGCCCGCAAAGAGGGTGTAACGCCACAGGATATTGTAGACCGATATCATGAATTGATTAAAAAGTCATTTAAGGAGTTCGGAATAACTTTCGATATATACTCTCGCACCACCTCTGAAATTCATAAGGAAACAGCTTCAGATTTTTTCCGCAAACTTTATGAAAAAGGTGAATTCAGTGAACAGGAGAGTGAGCAATATTATGATGAAGAGGCACAGCAGTTTCTTGCTGACAGATATATCACAGGCACTTGTCCCCATTGCGGCAACGAAAACGCATATGGTGATCAGTGTGAACAGTGTGGCACATCACTAAGTCCCAACGATCTTATCAATCCTAAATCAACACTAAGTGGCAGCGTACCGGTTATGCGCAAGACAAAGCACTGGTATCTCCCGCTGGACAAACATGAGGCATGGCTGCGCCAATGGATATTGGAAGAGCACAAAGAGTGGAAGAGTAACGTATACGGTCAGTGCAAATCGTGGCTCGATCTTGGATTGCAGCCTCGTGCTGTGAGTCGCGACCTCGACTGGGGTGTCCCTGTGCCGGTAGAAGGTGCCGAGGGCAAAGTACTTTATGTATGGTTTGATGCTCCAATAGGATATATATCTAATACAAAAGAGCTTCTGCCTGACGATTGGGAGAAATGGTGGAAAGATGAAGATACCCGTCTGATTCATTTCATCGGAAAAGACAACATAGTGTTCCATTGTATTGTATTTCCTGCAATGTTAAAAGCCGAGGGCAGCTACATATTGCCTGATAATGTACCTTCAAACGAGTTCATGAATCTGGAGGGTGATAAGATATCAACCTCACGCAACTGGGCAGTTTGGCTTCACGAATACCTAGAAGAGTTCCCGGGTAAACAGGATGCACTTCGTTATACACTTACTGCAAATGCACCTGAAACTAAAGATAACGATTTCACATGGAAAGATTTTCAAGCCCATAACAATAATGTACTGGTAGCTGTGCTTGGTAATTTCGTAAACAGAGCAATGGTGCTTACTCAGAAATATTTCGATAATAAAGTGCCTGCTATAGGTGAGTTGACCGATCTTGACCGTGAGGCTATAGCAGAGGCTAAAAAAGTTAAGGAGGCTGTTGAGTATAATCTGAACAACTTCCATTTCAGAGAGGCGCAGAAAGAGGCTATGAATCTTGCTCGTATCGGTAATAAATATCTTGCTGATGCTGAGCCATGGAAGACGGCCAAAAGCGACATGAATCGCACTGCAACAATTCTTAATATCTCTTTGCAGATTACTGCTAATCTTGCAATTGTGACTGAACCATTCCTGCCTTTCACAGCAGAGAAGATTCTCTCATTCCTCAATATAGAACACATCAACTGGGATATGTTAGGTAGCTTCGACCTGCTTTCAGAAGGCCATACATTGGGCAAGTCTGAACTCCTTTTTGAAAAGATTGAGGATGAAGTGGTTGAAAAACAGGTTCAGAAGCTTCACGATACAAAGAAACTTAACGAAGCTGAAAATGAGAAAACAGTTGCAGCTGAGAAGTCGGCAGTAAAACCTGTTAAGCCTACTATTGATTTTGATGATTTCGAAAAACTTGATATCCGTGTTGGTACTGTTATCGAGTGTGAGAAAGTGCCTAAAACTGATAAGCTCCTTAGATTCCTTCTCGATGATGGATTGCAACAAAGAACAATATTATCAGGAATCGCAGCATACTATCCAAACCCAGCAGAGCTGGTGGGTAAGCAGGTCTGCTTTATTGCAAATCTGGCTCCAAGAAAGATGCGAGGGTTTGTATCAGAAGGAATGATTCTTTCAGCTGAAAACAGTGATGGAACCCTAGCACTGGTAACACCTTCCAAAGATGTTGACCCTGGAAGTCAGGTAGTATGA
- a CDS encoding 3-keto-disaccharide hydrolase: MNSQDRQYPEQARMRPEMSEYWQPQPPVVTPGNSSQAPAAAPSDAIVLFDGKDLSEWQNSKGEAAGWTVHDGVFTVKKGTGDIQTKREFNDFQLHLEWLIPEGITGESQARGNSGVFLQGMYEIQILDCYQNETYVNGQTGSVYKQTPPLVNAMNRPGEWNTYDIIYTAPTFKADGTYRTHPRVTVIQNGVVLQNNTIILGTTEYIGFPKVVEHGAGPIRLQDHGDPSAPISFRNIWIREL; encoded by the coding sequence ATGAATTCGCAGGATAGACAATATCCTGAACAGGCACGTATGAGACCTGAAATGAGTGAATACTGGCAACCTCAGCCACCTGTGGTTACTCCGGGCAACAGTTCACAAGCGCCAGCTGCTGCACCTTCTGATGCTATAGTATTGTTTGATGGCAAAGATCTGTCTGAGTGGCAAAACAGCAAGGGTGAAGCGGCAGGATGGACTGTTCACGATGGTGTGTTTACTGTTAAAAAAGGTACTGGTGATATTCAGACAAAAAGGGAGTTCAACGATTTCCAGCTGCACCTCGAATGGCTTATACCGGAAGGCATTACAGGCGAAAGTCAGGCTCGCGGAAATAGCGGGGTATTCCTGCAGGGAATGTATGAGATTCAGATACTTGATTGCTACCAAAATGAGACATATGTGAATGGCCAAACAGGTAGTGTTTATAAACAGACTCCTCCACTGGTAAATGCAATGAACCGTCCGGGTGAATGGAATACATATGATATAATATATACTGCTCCAACATTCAAAGCTGACGGAACTTACCGCACACATCCAAGGGTAACTGTTATACAGAATGGTGTAGTTCTGCAAAATAATACAATCATACTTGGAACAACAGAATATATTGGTTTCCCAAAAGTTGTTGAGCATGGTGCAGGACCAATCAGACTGCAAGACCATGGCGATCCGAGTGCTCCAATAAGTTTCAGAAATATTTGGATAAGGGAACTTTAA
- a CDS encoding YfhO family protein, which produces MQISGNIRKLIPDLIVIAGFIIISFIYFAPAVIDGRVIAQHDSLAAIGQGQEQRDYMERHEGERTRWNISMFSGMPSYQMSPTYNSSKPLDSAKELYSLFLPNYVYLMFIMLIGFYILMRAFRASPLISALGAVIWTFSSYFFILISAGHIWKFITLAYIPPTIAGMVYVYRKRYLLGGLLFMIFVAFQISANHIQMSYYFLFLMLFMVIAFFVDAYKKRELPNFFKATGVLIIAGIIGVAANSSNLYHTYEYSKETMRGKSELSHHEEANTTDNGLERDYITAWSYGIGETWTLLVPNTKGGASVPLSQNEKAMSKARPEYYQIYQQIGQYWGDQPGTSGPVYAGAFVLALFILGLFIVKGPVKWALLTGTIFSILLSWGKNFMPLTDFFIDYIPMYNKFRAVSSILVVAEFCIPLLAALTVKEIVHKPEVLKNNLKYLYISLGLTGGLALLFAIAPKIFFPSYISANEMQAISQAVPPIHIQPLVANLTEMRLSLFTADALRSFIIVAIGGLILWLFLQKKIKATWTVAGILLLCLADMWDVNRRYLNDDDFVYKSSQEQLFTLTPTDQHILQDTTKYYRVLNLATSTFNDGITPYHHKVIGGYHAAKLRRYQDLIDVYLTDELMNIHYAVITSAGNLDSVDTNGFKVLNMLNTKWVILPSQEGANIPVENPHAMGNAWFVDEILFVNNADEEIEVLGSIDLCSVAVADKKYEPILDNFKQGFRPAKADSASTIMLTDYDSDFLIYSVDAKKDELAIFSEVYYPKGWQITIDGEPAEMLRANYTLRALPIPQGKHTVEFRFDPESIKVTDRIAYGALLIMLLTAVVIFINAIKRNKTKIKKDY; this is translated from the coding sequence ATGCAAATAAGTGGCAATATCAGAAAGTTAATTCCCGACCTGATTGTTATAGCGGGATTCATTATTATTTCATTCATATATTTTGCTCCGGCTGTAATAGACGGGCGGGTAATTGCTCAGCACGACTCACTTGCCGCTATAGGACAGGGACAGGAACAGCGTGACTATATGGAACGTCATGAAGGCGAGCGCACTCGCTGGAACATTTCAATGTTCAGTGGTATGCCATCATATCAGATGAGCCCCACTTACAACTCCTCAAAGCCTCTGGATAGTGCCAAAGAGCTCTATTCTCTGTTTTTACCAAATTACGTCTACCTGATGTTCATAATGCTCATCGGTTTTTATATTCTGATGCGGGCATTCAGGGCATCTCCGCTGATTAGTGCACTGGGAGCGGTAATATGGACATTCTCATCCTATTTCTTTATTCTTATTTCGGCAGGACATATATGGAAATTCATCACATTGGCCTATATACCTCCTACAATTGCCGGTATGGTTTATGTTTACAGGAAGAGGTATCTTTTGGGAGGACTACTCTTCATGATCTTCGTGGCTTTCCAGATTTCGGCAAATCACATACAGATGAGTTATTACTTCCTGTTCCTGATGCTTTTCATGGTTATAGCTTTCTTTGTTGATGCATATAAAAAAAGGGAGTTGCCTAATTTCTTCAAAGCAACGGGAGTACTGATAATAGCGGGAATCATTGGTGTAGCGGCAAACTCAAGCAATCTCTATCATACATATGAGTATTCAAAAGAGACAATGCGAGGGAAGTCGGAGCTCTCCCACCATGAGGAGGCAAACACAACGGACAACGGACTAGAACGTGACTATATCACTGCCTGGAGCTACGGAATTGGTGAAACATGGACATTGCTTGTTCCCAACACTAAAGGTGGAGCATCAGTGCCTCTTTCTCAAAATGAGAAGGCAATGAGCAAAGCACGCCCGGAATATTATCAGATTTATCAGCAGATAGGCCAGTACTGGGGTGATCAGCCCGGCACTTCCGGTCCCGTTTATGCAGGCGCTTTTGTTCTTGCACTTTTTATATTAGGTCTGTTTATCGTGAAGGGGCCCGTTAAATGGGCACTCCTTACAGGTACAATTTTCTCCATACTCCTTTCATGGGGGAAAAACTTTATGCCACTGACCGACTTCTTCATCGATTATATTCCGATGTATAATAAGTTTCGTGCCGTATCATCTATTCTGGTAGTTGCTGAATTTTGCATTCCATTACTTGCTGCTCTTACAGTTAAAGAGATAGTTCATAAACCGGAAGTACTAAAAAACAATCTGAAGTATTTATATATAAGTCTCGGTTTAACCGGTGGCTTAGCATTGCTTTTTGCTATTGCACCAAAGATATTCTTCCCATCCTATATCTCGGCTAATGAGATGCAGGCTATTAGTCAGGCTGTACCACCCATTCATATTCAACCATTAGTGGCAAACCTGACGGAGATGCGTCTGTCACTGTTCACTGCAGATGCCTTAAGAAGCTTTATAATTGTAGCAATAGGTGGATTGATATTATGGCTCTTTCTGCAGAAGAAGATTAAAGCTACATGGACTGTAGCTGGTATTCTTTTACTTTGCCTTGCAGATATGTGGGATGTGAACAGACGTTATCTCAACGATGATGATTTTGTCTATAAATCAAGTCAGGAGCAACTTTTCACATTAACTCCAACAGATCAGCATATTCTGCAGGATACCACCAAATATTACAGAGTGCTTAATCTTGCAACAAGTACATTTAACGATGGTATAACTCCGTATCACCATAAGGTTATTGGAGGTTATCATGCAGCTAAACTAAGACGTTATCAGGATCTTATCGATGTATACCTTACAGATGAATTGATGAATATCCATTATGCTGTAATCACATCAGCAGGTAATCTTGATTCAGTGGATACAAACGGTTTTAAGGTACTCAATATGCTCAACACCAAATGGGTTATACTTCCCTCTCAGGAAGGGGCAAATATACCTGTGGAAAATCCACATGCGATGGGCAACGCATGGTTTGTTGATGAGATTCTTTTTGTAAATAATGCAGATGAAGAGATAGAGGTATTAGGAAGTATCGATCTGTGCAGTGTTGCTGTAGCTGACAAAAAGTATGAGCCCATACTTGATAATTTTAAACAGGGGTTCAGACCTGCTAAGGCTGATTCAGCATCAACGATTATGCTTACTGATTACGACTCAGATTTTCTAATCTACTCTGTTGATGCAAAAAAAGATGAGTTGGCCATCTTCTCTGAGGTGTATTATCCAAAAGGGTGGCAGATAACAATTGATGGGGAACCGGCTGAGATGTTAAGGGCTAACTATACGCTTCGCGCATTACCTATTCCTCAAGGAAAACATACTGTTGAATTCCGCTTCGATCCCGAAAGCATAAAAGTGACAGACAGAATTGCATATGGTGCTCTGCTAATTATGTTGCTGACAGCAGTTGTTATTTTTATAAATGCAATTAAAAGAAATAAAACCAAAATCAAAAAAGATTATTAA
- a CDS encoding copper resistance protein NlpE N-terminal domain-containing protein — MRKIILLLMILFAVASACNTGKKTSSGTELSAEFAAEHSSRNSLDWAGVYRGTLPCADCEGIVTEIRLNSDNSFERIMDYLGKGDDKLRESGSFDWDETGGKIIITDKSSDTKEWYKVGENRLIALDIDGNRIESSIPQEKYVLNKIDIDNVVTEKYWKLIELNGKSIQSSANETGREAHFILHSNENRITGNSGCNNMMGSYELTEGSAQQGEIKFSPLAATRMACLDAEYEHEYLLIFDGSKKYSIENDTLSLFSDGDTPVAKFVAVYLR; from the coding sequence ATGAGAAAAATTATTTTACTTCTGATGATTTTATTTGCAGTAGCATCTGCCTGCAACACCGGTAAAAAAACCTCAAGCGGTACTGAATTGTCTGCAGAGTTTGCAGCAGAACATAGTAGCAGAAACTCCTTAGATTGGGCAGGAGTTTATAGAGGTACACTGCCTTGTGCCGACTGCGAGGGTATTGTTACAGAAATACGTTTAAATAGTGATAACAGCTTTGAAAGGATAATGGACTATCTGGGTAAGGGAGATGATAAACTTCGCGAATCAGGTAGTTTCGATTGGGATGAAACAGGAGGTAAAATTATAATCACTGATAAATCTTCAGATACCAAAGAGTGGTACAAGGTTGGTGAAAACAGACTGATTGCACTAGATATCGATGGCAACAGGATAGAGAGCTCAATCCCACAAGAGAAGTATGTACTGAATAAAATCGACATTGACAATGTTGTAACTGAAAAATACTGGAAATTAATTGAATTAAACGGTAAGAGTATTCAGTCGTCAGCCAATGAAACAGGAAGAGAGGCTCATTTTATTCTCCATAGTAATGAAAACAGAATTACAGGCAACAGCGGATGTAACAATATGATGGGCAGCTATGAACTTACAGAGGGTTCTGCACAGCAGGGAGAGATAAAATTTTCACCTCTTGCAGCAACAAGAATGGCATGTTTAGATGCTGAATACGAGCATGAATATCTTTTAATATTTGATGGAAGCAAAAAATACTCTATAGAAAACGATACTCTTTCACTTTTTTCTGACGGAGACACACCTGTTGCAAAATTTGTAGCTGTATACCTAAGGTAA
- a CDS encoding metallophosphoesterase family protein, with the protein MQSKIITAFIAVSLSISMSAQKLSFNKEGEFKVVQFTDMHYVHGNPKSDTTLLLVPYILDSEKPDLVVFTGDIVTGSVEGWDVITKYVIDREIPFAVTLGNHDHENGVTREEIAELVTSYPFNVNSINNIGGRVLNDAIPVYHSEKHLNPAALIYCFDSGAYSTIDGVGGYGWITTDQIEWYKKQSMHYTVQNNFNPLPALAYFHIPLPEYRTAFNDKKNISFGERNEDECSSELNSGMFLAMKEMKDIMATFVGHEHINDYIVNFYNIALAYGHFSGWTTTYTPKPAVNGVRVVVLKEGKREFVTWLHQMDGTIKHKVTYPDHFEKMP; encoded by the coding sequence ATGCAGTCAAAAATTATCACAGCCTTTATTGCTGTTTCTCTAAGCATCTCGATGAGTGCACAAAAACTATCCTTCAACAAAGAGGGCGAATTTAAAGTTGTACAGTTTACTGATATGCATTATGTGCATGGAAACCCTAAATCAGATACAACACTTTTGTTAGTCCCATATATACTTGATAGTGAAAAGCCTGATCTTGTTGTTTTTACTGGTGACATTGTTACAGGCTCTGTAGAAGGATGGGATGTTATCACAAAATATGTAATCGATCGGGAAATACCATTTGCTGTTACCCTTGGCAATCACGATCATGAGAATGGCGTTACAAGGGAAGAGATTGCTGAACTTGTCACCTCTTACCCCTTTAATGTAAACAGTATTAATAATATCGGAGGAAGGGTACTGAATGATGCAATACCTGTCTACCACAGTGAAAAGCATCTTAACCCGGCTGCTCTTATCTATTGCTTCGATTCGGGAGCATATTCCACGATTGATGGTGTGGGTGGTTATGGATGGATTACTACTGATCAGATTGAGTGGTATAAGAAACAGAGTATGCATTACACTGTTCAGAACAACTTCAATCCTCTGCCTGCTTTGGCCTATTTTCATATACCGCTGCCTGAATACCGCACAGCATTTAATGATAAGAAGAATATCTCTTTTGGTGAAAGAAATGAGGACGAGTGCAGTTCTGAACTTAACTCAGGAATGTTTCTTGCAATGAAAGAGATGAAGGATATTATGGCAACATTTGTTGGGCATGAGCATATAAATGATTATATTGTCAACTTTTATAATATCGCACTTGCTTATGGACATTTCAGCGGCTGGACTACAACCTATACTCCTAAACCTGCGGTTAATGGTGTGAGGGTTGTTGTACTCAAAGAGGGTAAGCGTGAGTTTGTTACATGGTTGCATCAGATGGATGGAACAATAAAGCATAAGGTTACTTACCCTGATCACTTTGAGAAGATGCCCTGA
- a CDS encoding HAD family hydrolase has translation MTDFKTYLFDMDGVVIDSEKLHLKAMDLSLEKHNVVYDKSILNKFVGKSDESFFRYIYYNFDNRVDVEKLLEEKNRFFEGMLKELEYVDGFTEFIKVIGMKNIQKGLVTSSSKFTVKKIDELLDITHNFEVIIAEEDTQKHKPEPDPYLLALERLEADKSMTLVIEDSLNGIASAKSAGCVVAGLTTSFDAKTLLIAGADFVVDSYAELQKRLNL, from the coding sequence ATGACAGATTTTAAAACGTATTTATTTGATATGGATGGTGTGGTTATCGATTCTGAGAAGCTGCACCTGAAAGCTATGGACTTATCACTGGAGAAACACAATGTAGTATATGATAAGTCAATCTTGAATAAATTTGTGGGGAAATCTGATGAATCTTTCTTTAGGTATATTTATTATAACTTTGACAACAGAGTAGATGTAGAGAAGCTGCTTGAAGAGAAGAACAGATTTTTTGAAGGAATGCTGAAGGAGCTCGAGTATGTTGATGGATTTACCGAGTTTATAAAGGTTATCGGTATGAAAAATATTCAGAAGGGACTAGTTACCTCTTCTTCTAAATTCACTGTAAAAAAGATTGATGAGCTTCTTGATATAACTCATAATTTTGAGGTGATTATAGCAGAGGAAGATACTCAAAAGCATAAGCCGGAACCCGATCCATATCTTCTGGCATTAGAGAGGTTAGAGGCTGATAAATCAATGACACTGGTCATTGAGGACTCTCTTAACGGGATTGCATCAGCTAAGTCAGCCGGCTGTGTGGTGGCGGGACTTACAACATCTTTCGATGCAAAAACATTATTGATTGCGGGAGCTGATTTTGTTGTGGACAGCTACGCTGAGTTACAGAAAAGATTAAATTTATAA